In Osmerus mordax isolate fOsmMor3 chromosome 16, fOsmMor3.pri, whole genome shotgun sequence, the genomic stretch GATAGAGTTAACAGGAAAAGCGACCTCACTGTAAGGGAactttgttttccttttcttcccACAGATTTTTCAGGCAGTTTTTCTCAGGGCTTCACATAGTACATATGTTGGACAACGGGAGAAAAGATGCTGCCCAACAGAGTAGAGATGTGTAGTGCTGTATTTAAGATAACTTAATGGCAAATAAACTGTTTAAAGTTTAAAAATAATCGGAACTAAAGAACAATTATATGGGTAAGATTGTGTGTCATAAATAAAAGTCTCCAGTATGAGTTTGGAATGTCAGTTTTGCAAATTTCCATTAGAACCAAATGAGCTATAGATACCTAATGGAGGATTAAAAAAATCCCTGACAGCACACAGATAAGCTAAAGAAGGGTCAGTCTTAGACCTCAAGAAGCAAATAACGCTACCATGGTAGTAATTTGCTGACTTAAAGGGGAAGAAGTAATGGAAGGAGATAAAGCAAGGCTTATGTTCTTTTAACACGAGGGGTACTTGCATGTCTTTCCTCTGTAATCTGCTCATATGTTTGCTTTGCTTCTTGTGTACATTTACCGGTTTTACTGGTTCCAAGATATTCtctaatgtaaaaatgtatagTTTCTGGTGAGGTATTTTATATCTCTGACGAAGGAATCCTCAGTTGTTTTCCCAGAAATTCCAATCCTGGTGAGTGTCAACAGTCGCAGAACTTGCTCTccctttttgttttgtattctCTAACGGACCTTTTTAATGTGTTTTCCAGATTGAGACCAAGCTGTCATCACACGTGCTCCGTTCCCTcagacagtgtggtgtgtgcagcCAGCCATGGCTCTGCTCTTCAGTAGGGCTGTTACAAGTATGTTATATATTTCCTACAGCTGTTTCTACAAATTTTTTGATCACTTCGAAACTAAAATTATTGAGCATACATCTATCAGGAAACCCTACACACCAAAATATCTCCTTTAAGAAATGTACATTCTTGTATAAATGAGGATATCGTTAGCCAACCTGCATGTCTGCAGTGTGTTTACTACAATGTTGTTTAATCACATTCAGCTAGTTTCAAAAACCTAGCCTTGTAGCTTCTTCTTTCAACTAGAGTGAATAGTTATTGCTTTATACATTTCAGTTTTGGAGAGGAAAGTTAAAAAGTAAATATTAATTAACAAAGTTATTTCGTGTTACAGTCTTTCAGTGAGATGATTTGAatagaaataggaaaacaaagtGAGTAATCAACAACAGTGCATATCAACAATGCATTGTTCCCCTTGTGTCAGGTTCACCTTTAAGAAAGAGACAACCAGTGGCTGATCAGTCATGTCAGAGGTGATgcactgcttctctctcttccaataCAGTATCAAGTATTTTTATGTAAACtaccatatatatataaattgtaCAACATACAATTATCAATTGTACAATGTaaatattcaaatgtatttcttAATATCTGTGTGTCTATATTTCCCTGTAGCCTTGGACTGTCCCTCCTGTCACCAGACTCGTCCTACGAATGTTATTCCGTCAACCCTGTGACAGGCTCCCCCTGCTGCTGCCGACGCagcccccgcctcctctccaaCGGTTACTACGTCATCACGGAGGACAGCTACGCCTGGGACGATGAAGGCAACgtgtccctcactccctcaaaAATCAACGTTTCCTACAAGGAGAATCTAGTGAGGTAAGATGTTAGATATTTACCATGAGATGACCTCAGCAACAAGCAAAGgttgttgcttttgtgtttcaAACTACAAATATCCTCAGAGTCGATATGTAACTCTCAAGAGTGTCGCCAGATAGATGACTGGGTAACCATGCACGTCAAACACGAGTGTTCAAACACTAGCCATGTTTGTAGGAATGAGGTAATGTGCTGTAGTCTATAGGAGAGAGCTACACAGAACGTGTTAGTCGAGTTCCAGAGTCCTATAAATTCTTTGTGCCTTACATCTGGCTGGGTTGAGGCCTGTTAAATTATGTCATCTTGTTCTGTTGCTACGATATTTCTTATGGTGTCAAGCAGTTCCTAATCAACATAAAGGGCTCTTTTGTGCTCTGAAAAAAAGATTGCCTGGAAGGAAAGGCTTGGTTGAAAGAGAGCTAATTACATTTTGTACCTCGCTTGGCAAGAACATATAAATACATAATCACTGTCATGTCAAGCTTCTCATTCACAAGAATATTTGAATAATAGTGAATAGAATGAAAAACAACTATGAATATGAATCTCATGCTcagtctgcatgtgtctgaCCGTGTAGAGTGTTCCGGCGCAGACGGAAAGCACGAAGGTCCCTGGCCAGTCTGTTGAGTGACATGACTGAGACGTGTCAGTCTTGGCTGGATGAGAAGGTGTTTGGAGGGAAGCGTTTTGCACCACTGGCAGAGTCGTCCTGGGTAGAGGACAGCACCACCACACTGGACACCAGCTGCAGCTTCACATATGGTGAGGCCCATTAGGACTGCTTGGGATGCTTTTTTAGGGGCTACCTTTGTAGAGGAAAAGTCTTTTGGCTTCCATACCTGGAGCTCACAATAACAATGAGCATGGATTTATTGTACTAATATTCTTTCAATGGTTTAATTAacattacattttcatttattttgtcgtgGCAACTTTAGTGAACTGGAGCATTTACAAATGCTAACAAATACACAAGAGTGGATTTGTTATTCAGTATGACATGATTAAAGATCTGCTTGCAGAGATGATCTGATTCTGATATCCCATGTATATGGCACAGGCTGGGTGGCCATGTGAATATTAACAGGCTAATGTTTCTTGACTTCACTTGTGCCATCTCCGCCAAACCATAGACCACAGTGACATCACAGCCCCACCAGAGAAGTTGGCTCAGGAGCCTGTGATCCAGGAGGAGATTTGCTCTGAGACCTGCTACTCACAAGAGCAGTTCACCCAATCACTGGGGGGTCTCTTGGATGTCCCGCCTCCCTCCACATTCCACTCCCATAGCTGCTGTCTTCCAGAGTCCCAACCAGAAGGTGAGATGcagtaaaatgactaaatgtaattgttttgAGAAATTACTTCCATTAAAATGTAGCACTTATAGCTATTTGTTGGTGGGTTCAATTTGGATGGGTAATTTTTTGTACGGAAAGACATGTGACTTGTAGAATTAATCAAAGCTCTGTGTTTCAGACTGTCCTACAATGAAAGCCCTCTTCCTTCTCATCTTCACTGTA encodes the following:
- the tmem71 gene encoding transmembrane protein 71; its protein translation is MALLFSRAVTSSPLRKRQPVADQSCQSLGLSLLSPDSSYECYSVNPVTGSPCCCRRSPRLLSNGYYVITEDSYAWDDEGNVSLTPSKINVSYKENLVRVFRRRRKARRSLASLLSDMTETCQSWLDEKVFGGKRFAPLAESSWVEDSTTTLDTSCSFTYDHSDITAPPEKLAQEPVIQEEICSETCYSQEQFTQSLGGLLDVPPPSTFHSHSCCLPESQPEDCPTMKALFLLIFTVFVFTAIFSGCLLRGLTMAFITFLLIMTTLFFTKSGPMGKWRKAKTEDITSRNE